The genomic stretch ACCCACTTTTGCTACAGGATAACATTCTGTACTTAAATGATAAATAACCATCTTTACCTTTTATATTTAATTCTATGTAATTTATACTTTTTATCTTTTTGCTGCCTCAAAATAATTCCTGCCAGAGGAGGCAGCTTCAGTGTAATAAACTTTGGGTGCTCCGTTGTATCTTCATATTTTTCTTCTAATACTTCAGGCATTACCCCACTCCCACTATATTCTTCATCATCGGAATTAAAAATAACTTCCCAATGGGTTCCGATAGGAATCTTTATTCTGTAATCTAAAACTTTTGGAGCTAGATTTAATACCGTCATCAAAACATCATCTCTTCTTTTTCCCTTTCTGAGATAAATGTAAACTGAATTTTCCAGATCATCTGCCTCTATCCATTCAAAACCGTTTTTATCAAACTGGTTTTCATATAATGCAGATTCTGAGCGGTACAAATGATTAAGTTCCTTTACCAGGCCTTGTAATCCTTTGTGAACAGGATACTCTAACAGATGCCAGTCAAGACTTCTGGTAAAGTTCCATTCGCTGGTTTGTCCGAACTCATCCCCCATAAAAAGTAGCTTAGCTCCCGGATGGGTATACATATATACATATAAGGTACGAAGATTGGCAAACTTCTGCCATTCATCGCCTTTCATTTTATAGATCAGACTGGCTTTCCCATGTACTACTTCATCATGAGACAAAGGCATCATATAATTTTCATTATACATATACATGGAAGCAAATGTAAGTTTATGATGATGGAATTTCCTGTTGGCAAAGTCTTCTTTAAAGTAGTCTAAAGTATCATGCATCCACCCCATCATCCATTTCATTCCAAAGCCTACCCCTCCATCATGAACTGGCTTGGTAAGCATAGGAAAATCTGAACTTTCTTCAGCAATAGTCATAATACTATTCCCGAATTCCTTGTAAACAGCTGTATTAAACTCCTGTAGAAAGGCTTTCGCTTCAAGATTGACATTTTCGCCATATATATTAGGTTCCCATTCCCCTTCATTTCTTGAATAATCCAGATGCAGCATTGAAGTTACCGCATCCACACGCAGTCCATCCGCATGATAACGATCCAACCAGAACATCGCATTTGAAATCAGAAAAGATTTAACTTCATTTCTTCCGTAATTGAAGATATGAGATTTCCAGTCAGGATGAAATCCTTTTCTAGGATCTTCATGTTCATATAAATGGGAGCCATCAAAACAATAAAGTCCATTAGCATCTCCAGGAAAATGGGAAGGAACCCAATCCAGGATAACGCCTATGTTATTCTGATGAAGTTCATCAATCAGGAACATCAGATCCTGCGGTGAACCAAAACGTGAAGTCGCAGCATAAAATCCCGTAATCTGATATCCCCAGCTTGGATCATAAGGATATTCCATGACGGGCATAAATTCTACATGCGTAAACTCCATGTCTTTTATGTAAGGGACAAGCTTCTTTGCAATATCACGATAGTTCAAAAACTTATCAGGATCATTACCTTCTCTTACCCAAGAACCTAAATGTAATTCATAAACAGACAATGGGGCATCCAAACTATTTTTCTCACGGCGGTTCTTCATCCATTCCTGATCATTCCATTCATACCAGGTTGTAGAAACCAATGACGCTGCCTGAATATTCTGCTCCCAGCTTAAAGCATAAGGATCACTTTTTTCCAGAATATCTCCCCTTGCCGTCTCAACAGCATATTTATATAAAGTTCCCCAGGGCAACTCTTCAATAAAGCCTTCCCAGATACCAGAACCATCCCATCTTGGAAACAAAATATGATCTTTATGATTCCAGTTATTAAAATCCCCTATTACAGAAACCTTTTTGGCATTAGGAGCCCAAACTGAAAAATAAACTCCTTTTACACCCTCCTTCTCTACAGAATGCGCTCCAAATTTACCATACAGCTTATAGTGTCTACCTTCTTTGAAAAGATACACATCATGATCGGTGAAAAGCGTATAAGTTTTAACAGAATTCATCAAGATCAGTTTGTATTTATATTTTGTCTGAAACTACGAAAAATACTGATAATAGTGATTAATTATTCATCAAATAATTATCAAGTGGGTTTCCCTCTTTCGTTTCCTATCAAATATATCATTTTTTAATTCACTTTTTTATGATTCCCAAACAATCTTTTTTATAAATTTAGCAATCTAATAATTTATTAAACACTTATGATGAGGTTCGAGCTTTATACTGATGAAAAAGATGAGAGACCCGTATTTATCACCGGTAATTTCAATAATTGGAACCCAAAAGACTACACCTGCCAGCTACAGGAATCAGCTCCCGGTAATTATTTTATAGAAATTAATGATGAGATTCTTCCGGATGAAATTGAGTATAAATTCACCAAAGGAGGTTGGGAAAACGTAGAACTGGATAAATACGGAAATATCACTCCCAACAGGAAAACAAAAAAAGCACTACAACAAACATCTGATATCGTAGAAAGATGGAGGCTAAACTGGGGACCTTTCAAAGAGGAGTTTTTTCCAACGGCTGAAGTAATTTCCGAAAAGTTTTATATTCCGCAACTGGACCGTTACCGTAAGATCTGGGCAGTACTTCCTTATGATTATCATACTTCAGATAAGAGTTATCCGGTTTTATACCTTCAGGATGCCCAAAATCTGTTCAATGAAGGAAGTGGTTTCGGGAACTGGGAAATTGATAAAAAACTATCTATCCTTGCAGAATACGGGCGTGGTGATGTTATCGTCATCGCCATAGAACATGGAAGTGAAGACAGAATTAAGGAATACATCTTTGATAATGACAATGTAGCTAATGGCTCAGAAGGCAAAAAATACATCCGGTTTATCACCGATACTTTAAAGCCTTATGTGGACGAAAACTACCGCACCAAAAAAGATCGTGACAATACCGGAATTGGTGGCAGCTCACTAGGAGCATTAATCAGTATTTATAGTGGTTTTCTCTATCCTGAAGTATATTCCAAGCTATTGATCTTCTCTCCTTCTCTTTGGGTAGAGCCGAATAATAATTTCCCCATGATGAGCTTCCGGGTTCCGTTTAAGACCAAAATATATTTATATGGCGGTGGACAGGAAGGCTCTAAAATGGTCAAAAGAATTCATATTTTTGAAGATTATCTGAAAAGATGGGAGAAAAAGAACCTTTTCGATTTTGAATTCAGAACCAGCATCAATCCAGAGGGAACCCATAGCGAATTTTACTGGTCACAGGAATTCCCAAGAGCAATTGAATGGCTGTTCTATGACAACACCGAAAACCCTGTTGAAGTAAAACCACAACAACAAAGCATTAAGAACTAGATTTTATGAAACTAATCAACAAAAAAAATAAAAATTACACTCAGGTTTTCCATTTATTCACTGAAGAAGAATGGATTAAAACAAGTAAAAATTTCAATAAAAACATCTCAACCTTCTTCAACGGAAAAAAGGGTGAAGTATTCATCAACGCTCATGAAGAAGGAATTACTTATTTTATCGGGCTCGGAAAATCCACTTTACAGAATTTCGAACTCCAGCAGGTTGCTGTAAAATTTTCCCAAACTCAAAAAGAAAAACTACAAGGTGTTCCTACTCTATTCCTTGCTGATTTTCTCAACGAAAAACAATTTGAAGAGTTTGTGAAAGGTTTATTGATTGGTACTTACAACTATCCTTTTGAAAAAAATCATCCTTTCTGGAATGCAAAATTTGAACTGCATTTTGAGAATTTAAGCCAGAAAAAACTGGACCATATCAGCCAGAAAACAGAATCTTTAAGCAATGGACAGATTGCTTGCCAGGAGTGGATGAATAAACCTGCTAATCTAAAAAGGGCGGATACTTTCAGTTTATACCTTAAAAATCTGTCAAAAAAGTACGATTTAAAATATACCGTGTTTAACCGAAGGAAATGTGAAGAACTTGGCCTGGGAGCTTATCTTGCCGTTAACCAAGCCAGTGCTCATGATGCTGCTTTCACTATTTTGGAATATAAAACCACGGTTAAAAATGCCAAAACGTTTGGTTTAGTTGGAAAGTGTGTATTGTTTGACACTGGTGGAATTTCTCTGAAACCTTTTACCAATATGCATTATATGAAATCTGATATGGGTGGGGCAGCAGCTGTTTTAGGAACTTTAATCTATGCAGCAGAAATGAAACTGCCGGTTAATATCATCGCTGTTCTCCCGATTACTGACAATGCTATTTCCGAAAAAGCTCTTCTTCCAAGTGACGTTATTACGGCCTATAATGGTAAGACGATTGAAGTTATGGATACTGATGCTGAAGGCAGGCTAATCCTTGCTGACGGACTTTCCTATCTAGCCAAAAACTACAAAACAGATTTCCTTATTGATCTCGCTACTTTAACGGGAAGCTCAGTAAGAATGTTTGGTGATACTTGCGGAGCTCTGTTTTCTAATAATGAAGAGTTGAAGAACCTTTTGATAAAAACAGGAGATCGTACCAACCAAAGGCTATGGAATTTACCTTTATGGGATGTTTGGACAGATGATATACAATCCGATGTGGCCGACTTAAAAAACATGTCCCTAAAGCCTGTTGGGGATTGTATTATTGCAGCTAAATTTTTGGAACATTTCATTGAAAACCACCCAAAATGGGCCCATTTGGATATTGCCGGTGTAGCGTTTGGAAATATAGGATATGCTAAAGAAAAAGCAGCAACCGGATATGGGGTTCAACTGCTCACGGATTTAATCGAAAATTATCACTAAAAATTAGTTTATTACAAAAATTCTCTGTATACTTGATTAGTGATTTATAAAACTATAGCATATTTTAATTTTTGATATTAATCAAACAATAAAGAATTGCTTTTATTTTTGATAATTCATTAAAACTTAAAAAACATTATATGGAGGAGAAAATTATAGTATGTATTTCGTGCTATTACAAGGGCTATGATTTCATGGATGAAATGAAGAGGCTCGGTAATAAAATCATCTTAGTAACATCAGAAAATCTTAAAGAAAAAAACTGGCCCTGGCATTCCATTGATGAGGTATTTTATATGCCAGAAATCAAACCGTCTGTATGGAACCTGGAGCATCTGATCCAGGGATTTTCACATCTGATGAAAACCCGAAAAGTAGATGCTGTGGTTGCTCTTGATGATTACGACGTGGAAAAGGCTGCCCTGATACGGGAAACGTTTCGTATTCCAGGAATGGGGCAGACCACTCACCGTTATTTCAGGGATAAACTGGCGATGCGCCAAAAGGCAAAAGACTCAGGCATCAATGTTCCTGAATTTACGGCTGTTTTTAATGACAATACCGTGAATGATTTTGTAGATAAGGTTCCTGCTCCCTGGGTACTGAAGCCCCGTTCAGAAGCTTCGGCATCAGGAATTAAAAAGATCATGACCAAAGAGCAGCTTCACCAAGCTTTGGAAGTGCTAGGTGATGAACGTCATCTCTTCCTGCTGGAAAGCTTTAAACCAGGAGATGTATATCATGTAGACAGCCTTACCTTCAATAAAGAAATTGTCTTTACTTCTTCTTCAAAATATCTTGCTCCACCGATGCAGGTTTCTCATGAAGGAGGTGTTTTCAGATCCAAAACTTTGGGAAGATATTCCGATGAATTCAAAGCTTTGGAAGAAATCAATTCCAGAGTGCTTTCCAGCTTCGGGCTTCTCAACGGAGCCACTCATACAGAGTTCATCCGTGGAAAAGAAGATGGAAAATGGTACTTTCTGGAAACCTCTTCAAGAGTGGGTGGTGCTCACATACCGGATTTGGTAGAGGCTTCAAGCGGAATCAATATCTGGAGAGAATGGGCTAAAATTGAAGATGCTCTCTTAAGAAATAAAAATTATACCGTCGCCCCCCCTACAGGATATTATGCAGGGCTAATTGTCGCCCTTATCAAGGATAAAGAACCGGATTATAATAAATTTGAATGCGAGGAGGTCGTAAAATTCCTTCCCTTAGATTATCATATTGGAATTGTTTACAAATCCAGCGATGCTGCTATAATAGAGGAAAGGCTGGACAGTGCCGCAGAAAAAATCAATGCAGAAATGCTCAATATTCTGCCGCCTAAGACAAGTAAGTTAAGTAGTTAATCATACATAACCATTAAATAAAGTATAAATTTAAATGCCGCATATAGAACATACTGATTACTATTCCAATATATTGGGGACAAGTCTTAAGGTAGAAGTGACCGGACATTCCGGACATCCTATTATTATGTTTCCCACTTCCCAAGGCCAGTATACTCAGAACCATGATTTCCATCTCAACGGAAGCATCAATTGGTTTGTAGAGCAGGGAAAAGTAAAGCTTTATAATATTCAGACTATCGACAGCTGGAGTTTTTATGATGAAAAAATATCTCCACAACAGAGAATCAAAAACTATGAACGCTATGTACAGTTTTTGATTGTAGAATTTGTTCCATATATTCAAAAACTTCATAAAACCCATCGCGTAGCAGTGGCGGGTGCCAGTTTTGGAGGTTATCATGCGGCCAATTTCGCTTTTAGATTTCCGGACGTAGTTTCTCATTTGTTTTGCCTTTCAGGAGCTTTCAGTATCAGGAATTTTATGGACGGTTATTCCGATGATCTGGTATATTTCAACTGTCCAAGGGAGTTTGTAAGAAATGATGAAGCCTGGAAATACAAGCATATACATATTGTGTTGAGTACCTCCGATCAGGATATCTGTAAAGATAAGAATATTGAAATGGCTGAAATCTTAAGGGTAAAAGGCATTGATTTCTGGTACGATGAGAGAAAATGGATAGGCCACGACTGGCCGTTGTGGAGAATGGTTTTTCCAACCTTTATTGCAGCTTATTTCTCTTAACATATTTATAATTTAACCATTATTTTTAACCACAAAAGGCACAAAAGTTTTTAACACTTAAGTTATTTGAAGAGACTACTAACTGTTTGAGAAGTACACTTAAGTTGTTTTGAAAATCTTAGATTTTCAATTTTCCCAAATATCACCATTGAAGACGTGATATTCCCCTCTTCCGGAGGGGTGGCGAAAATTCAAAGAAATTTTCGACGGGGTGGTCAAAATAAGACAGAAAGTTGTTTATCAAACATATAAAAAGAAAAAAATATACACCATTAAAAAACAAAAATTATGACAAAAAAAGTAGGAATTCTATTCGGTATGGAAGACACATTTCCCTGGGCATTTATAGACAAGGTTAATGAACTGGGTGGTGGAGATATTGTAGCTGAACCTGTCACCATTGACAAACTTGAACAGGGTGCAGATTATGGATATGCAGTCATCATCGACAGAATTTCGCAGGATGTTCCCTTTTACAGAGCGTATCTGAAAAATGCAGCACTGAACGGCACTTATGTAATCAATAATCCGTTTTGGTGGAGTGCTGATGAAAAATTTTTCAACAATGCCCTTATGAGCAAATTAGGAATTCCATTGCCGAAAACAGTATTGCTTCCATCCCATGAGAGACCCACAGACACTTCGGAAACTTCATTCAGAAACCTTACATTCCCTCATGACTGGGAATATATTTTTAACTATGTTGGATTTCCTGCTTACATGAAACCTCACGATGGAGGTGGCTGGAAAAATGTATACAGAGTGGAAAATCCGGATGATCTATGGAACAAACTTGGAGAAACAGAGCAATTGGTCATGATGGTTCAGGAAGAAATTATTTTTGATGATTATTACAGAGTGTACTGTCTCGGCAGAAAATATGTTCACATCATGCCTTATGAGCCCAGAAATCCCCATCATCTGAGATATGCGACAAGCCACCAGACACAAGGTGAAGAACTTGAAAAATTATTAAAAACCATTCATGATTATACAATCAAAATGAATGAAGCACTAGGATATGACTTCAATACTGTTGAATTTGCAGTAAGAGACGGTATTCCTTATGCCATTGATTTCTGTAATCCGGCACCGGATGCTGACAGAAATTCTGTAGGAGAAGAGAATTTTGCATGGATTATAGAACATGCTGCTAAGCTGGCAATTGAAAAAGCCAAGGAATATGTTTCAGGAAAACCTAATATCACTTGGGGCACCTTTGTGAAAGATTCCATAAAATAATATTGAAAAAAATAAAAAAACACAAGACAATGCATCATCAGTTTACTATTGGAATCGAAGAAGAATATCAGATCATTGATGTTGAAAGCAGGGATCTGATTTCGCACGTATCAAAAATCATTGAAGGAGGAAAAGCAGTATTGAGTGAAAATCTAAAACACGAAATGCATGAATCCATGATTGAAATGGAAACCGGGATTTGTCAGAATATTCAGGAAGCAAGAGCAGAATTAACCAATTTAAGAAGACATCTCATCAATACAGCTCATGAGCAGGGATTACGTGTTTCCGGAGGTGGAACCCATCCTTTTTCTCATTGGTCTGATAACACCATTACTCAAGGAGAAAGATACATAAAAATTGTAGATGATATGGGCGATGTTGCCCGTGAAAATCTTATTTTTGGACTGCATGTCCATATTGGAATCCCTAACCGGGAAGAAGGGGTAAGAATTCAGAATGTAATGCGTTATTTTCTACCTCATGTCTATGCTCTATCTACCAATTCTCCCTTTTGGATCGGAAGATATACGGGTTTTAAATCTTACAGGCAGGAAATTTTCGTTAAGTTTCCGAGAACCGGTATCCCAAGTTACTTCAATTCGTTGGCAGAATTTGATAGCTATGTTGAACTTCTGGTAAAAACGGGAACAATTGATAATGCTAAAAAAATATGGTGGGATTTAAGGGTTCATCCGTTCTATCCTACCATTGAGTTCAGAATCTGCGATATGCCATTAAGAATTGATGAAACGGTATGTCTTGCAGCCATTATGCAGAGTTTAGTGGCTAAAATTTATAAACTCCATCAGCAAAATCTAAGTTTCAGAAGTTATAGAAGGCTTTTATTGAATGAAAATAAATGGCGTGCTTCCAAAAGTGGTATTGAAGCGCATCTGATTGATTTTGGGA from Chryseobacterium indologenes encodes the following:
- the glgB gene encoding 1,4-alpha-glucan branching protein GlgB → MNSVKTYTLFTDHDVYLFKEGRHYKLYGKFGAHSVEKEGVKGVYFSVWAPNAKKVSVIGDFNNWNHKDHILFPRWDGSGIWEGFIEELPWGTLYKYAVETARGDILEKSDPYALSWEQNIQAASLVSTTWYEWNDQEWMKNRREKNSLDAPLSVYELHLGSWVREGNDPDKFLNYRDIAKKLVPYIKDMEFTHVEFMPVMEYPYDPSWGYQITGFYAATSRFGSPQDLMFLIDELHQNNIGVILDWVPSHFPGDANGLYCFDGSHLYEHEDPRKGFHPDWKSHIFNYGRNEVKSFLISNAMFWLDRYHADGLRVDAVTSMLHLDYSRNEGEWEPNIYGENVNLEAKAFLQEFNTAVYKEFGNSIMTIAEESSDFPMLTKPVHDGGVGFGMKWMMGWMHDTLDYFKEDFANRKFHHHKLTFASMYMYNENYMMPLSHDEVVHGKASLIYKMKGDEWQKFANLRTLYVYMYTHPGAKLLFMGDEFGQTSEWNFTRSLDWHLLEYPVHKGLQGLVKELNHLYRSESALYENQFDKNGFEWIEADDLENSVYIYLRKGKRRDDVLMTVLNLAPKVLDYRIKIPIGTHWEVIFNSDDEEYSGSGVMPEVLEEKYEDTTEHPKFITLKLPPLAGIILRQQKDKKYKLHRIKYKR
- a CDS encoding alpha/beta hydrolase, which translates into the protein MMRFELYTDEKDERPVFITGNFNNWNPKDYTCQLQESAPGNYFIEINDEILPDEIEYKFTKGGWENVELDKYGNITPNRKTKKALQQTSDIVERWRLNWGPFKEEFFPTAEVISEKFYIPQLDRYRKIWAVLPYDYHTSDKSYPVLYLQDAQNLFNEGSGFGNWEIDKKLSILAEYGRGDVIVIAIEHGSEDRIKEYIFDNDNVANGSEGKKYIRFITDTLKPYVDENYRTKKDRDNTGIGGSSLGALISIYSGFLYPEVYSKLLIFSPSLWVEPNNNFPMMSFRVPFKTKIYLYGGGQEGSKMVKRIHIFEDYLKRWEKKNLFDFEFRTSINPEGTHSEFYWSQEFPRAIEWLFYDNTENPVEVKPQQQSIKN
- a CDS encoding M17 family metallopeptidase — translated: MKLINKKNKNYTQVFHLFTEEEWIKTSKNFNKNISTFFNGKKGEVFINAHEEGITYFIGLGKSTLQNFELQQVAVKFSQTQKEKLQGVPTLFLADFLNEKQFEEFVKGLLIGTYNYPFEKNHPFWNAKFELHFENLSQKKLDHISQKTESLSNGQIACQEWMNKPANLKRADTFSLYLKNLSKKYDLKYTVFNRRKCEELGLGAYLAVNQASAHDAAFTILEYKTTVKNAKTFGLVGKCVLFDTGGISLKPFTNMHYMKSDMGGAAAVLGTLIYAAEMKLPVNIIAVLPITDNAISEKALLPSDVITAYNGKTIEVMDTDAEGRLILADGLSYLAKNYKTDFLIDLATLTGSSVRMFGDTCGALFSNNEELKNLLIKTGDRTNQRLWNLPLWDVWTDDIQSDVADLKNMSLKPVGDCIIAAKFLEHFIENHPKWAHLDIAGVAFGNIGYAKEKAATGYGVQLLTDLIENYH
- a CDS encoding ATP-grasp domain-containing protein → MEEKIIVCISCYYKGYDFMDEMKRLGNKIILVTSENLKEKNWPWHSIDEVFYMPEIKPSVWNLEHLIQGFSHLMKTRKVDAVVALDDYDVEKAALIRETFRIPGMGQTTHRYFRDKLAMRQKAKDSGINVPEFTAVFNDNTVNDFVDKVPAPWVLKPRSEASASGIKKIMTKEQLHQALEVLGDERHLFLLESFKPGDVYHVDSLTFNKEIVFTSSSKYLAPPMQVSHEGGVFRSKTLGRYSDEFKALEEINSRVLSSFGLLNGATHTEFIRGKEDGKWYFLETSSRVGGAHIPDLVEASSGINIWREWAKIEDALLRNKNYTVAPPTGYYAGLIVALIKDKEPDYNKFECEEVVKFLPLDYHIGIVYKSSDAAIIEERLDSAAEKINAEMLNILPPKTSKLSS
- a CDS encoding alpha/beta hydrolase-fold protein, whose protein sequence is MPHIEHTDYYSNILGTSLKVEVTGHSGHPIIMFPTSQGQYTQNHDFHLNGSINWFVEQGKVKLYNIQTIDSWSFYDEKISPQQRIKNYERYVQFLIVEFVPYIQKLHKTHRVAVAGASFGGYHAANFAFRFPDVVSHLFCLSGAFSIRNFMDGYSDDLVYFNCPREFVRNDEAWKYKHIHIVLSTSDQDICKDKNIEMAEILRVKGIDFWYDERKWIGHDWPLWRMVFPTFIAAYFS
- a CDS encoding ATP-grasp domain-containing protein, whose amino-acid sequence is MTKKVGILFGMEDTFPWAFIDKVNELGGGDIVAEPVTIDKLEQGADYGYAVIIDRISQDVPFYRAYLKNAALNGTYVINNPFWWSADEKFFNNALMSKLGIPLPKTVLLPSHERPTDTSETSFRNLTFPHDWEYIFNYVGFPAYMKPHDGGGWKNVYRVENPDDLWNKLGETEQLVMMVQEEIIFDDYYRVYCLGRKYVHIMPYEPRNPHHLRYATSHQTQGEELEKLLKTIHDYTIKMNEALGYDFNTVEFAVRDGIPYAIDFCNPAPDADRNSVGEENFAWIIEHAAKLAIEKAKEYVSGKPNITWGTFVKDSIK
- a CDS encoding carboxylate-amine ligase; translation: MHHQFTIGIEEEYQIIDVESRDLISHVSKIIEGGKAVLSENLKHEMHESMIEMETGICQNIQEARAELTNLRRHLINTAHEQGLRVSGGGTHPFSHWSDNTITQGERYIKIVDDMGDVARENLIFGLHVHIGIPNREEGVRIQNVMRYFLPHVYALSTNSPFWIGRYTGFKSYRQEIFVKFPRTGIPSYFNSLAEFDSYVELLVKTGTIDNAKKIWWDLRVHPFYPTIEFRICDMPLRIDETVCLAAIMQSLVAKIYKLHQQNLSFRSYRRLLLNENKWRASKSGIEAHLIDFGKEESVPYPLLLKELLEFIDDVVDDLGCRKEVEYAWKILENGTGADRQLQIFKETGDLTKVVDYMISETEYGITHGEPAS